The uncultured Desulfovibrio sp. genome window below encodes:
- the amrB gene encoding AmmeMemoRadiSam system protein B, which yields MSIRQPIAAGRFYPAAPEDLRHNIQAFLDAGAARHPQPAAPLHPVALMLPHAGHVYCGHVIGATLAGVILPQTLILLCPNHTGMGRPLAVWPEGAWQTPLGQVPVDSGMVDDLCSAASSFQRDELAHWQEHALEVILPFLQVSQHQEFRVVPICVGTREPQLLAEAGRELARVLRALPTGEDDLPVGIIVSSDMNHYEDARLTEQKDRMALAHVLACDPEGLLRTTGHEHISMCGAAPLALAMHALRHLTGKHPPRAELVLHDTSGSISGDMTHVVGYAGVRFFLP from the coding sequence ATGTCTATTCGTCAGCCCATTGCCGCCGGGCGCTTTTATCCCGCCGCGCCCGAAGACCTGCGCCACAACATCCAGGCCTTTCTGGATGCCGGCGCCGCACGCCATCCGCAGCCGGCCGCGCCCCTGCATCCCGTCGCCCTCATGCTGCCCCATGCAGGGCATGTCTACTGCGGGCATGTCATCGGCGCCACCCTGGCCGGCGTGATCCTGCCGCAGACCCTTATCCTGCTCTGCCCCAATCACACCGGCATGGGCCGGCCCCTGGCCGTCTGGCCGGAAGGGGCATGGCAGACCCCGCTGGGCCAGGTGCCGGTGGACAGCGGCATGGTGGATGACCTCTGTTCCGCGGCCTCCTCCTTTCAGCGTGATGAGCTGGCCCACTGGCAGGAGCACGCCCTGGAAGTCATCCTGCCCTTTCTTCAGGTGAGCCAGCATCAGGAATTCCGCGTGGTTCCCATCTGCGTGGGCACACGGGAACCGCAGCTGCTGGCCGAAGCCGGCCGGGAACTGGCCCGTGTGCTGCGTGCCCTGCCCACCGGAGAAGACGACCTGCCGGTGGGCATCATCGTCAGTTCCGACATGAACCACTATGAAGACGCCCGGCTCACGGAACAGAAGGACCGCATGGCCCTGGCCCATGTGCTGGCCTGCGACCCGGAAGGTCTGCTGCGCACCACGGGGCACGAACACATCAGCATGTGCGGCGCTGCCCCCCTGGCTCTGGCCATGCATGCCCTGCGCCACCTGACCGGCAAGCATCCGCCCAGGGCCGAACTGGTGCTGCACGATACGTCCGGCAGCATTTCCGGCGACATGACGCACGTGGTGGGCTATGCCGGCGTACGCTTTTTCCTGCCATAG
- a CDS encoding NAD-dependent succinate-semialdehyde dehydrogenase, with protein MPAQLKDPSLFRQHACINGQWCHAADGAVISVSNPATGETLGTVPRCTAEDARTAIAAAQAAFATWRKVPLQERGAALRRWGQLIEEHIDDLSRILTLEQGKPLAEARGEILQGATYFPWFAEEIRRAYGDVVPAPRAGVRPITQKQPVGVVGVITPWNFPSSMTPRKAAPAIAAGCTLVVKPASATPFSALALAELALRAGIPAGVFNVITGDAAVIGREITQSPVVRKLSFTGSTAVGKQLAADCAATLKRLSLELGGNAPFIVCDDAPLDDAVTAAMASKFRNAGQTCICANRFLVQRGIHDAFVAALRERIRGLRVGNGLEAGVSMGPLINAAAVEHVDGLVRDALDKGATLLAGGRRHSMGPLFYEPTLLTGLTRHMRLFHEEIFGPVAAVMAFDTEEEALALANDTCFGLASYLCTRDLGRAWRMAEGLQYGMVGINDVTLANAETPFGGVKFSGMGREGSREGLNDYMETHLFLMGGIDN; from the coding sequence ATGCCCGCACAGCTGAAAGACCCCAGCCTTTTCCGTCAGCACGCCTGCATCAACGGCCAGTGGTGCCATGCCGCCGACGGTGCCGTCATTTCCGTAAGCAATCCGGCCACCGGCGAAACGCTGGGCACCGTGCCGCGCTGCACGGCCGAGGATGCCCGCACTGCCATTGCCGCCGCCCAGGCCGCCTTTGCCACCTGGCGCAAGGTTCCCCTGCAGGAGCGCGGTGCCGCCCTGCGCCGCTGGGGACAGCTCATCGAGGAGCACATCGACGACCTCAGCCGCATTCTGACCCTGGAACAGGGCAAACCGCTGGCCGAAGCCCGGGGCGAAATCCTCCAGGGAGCCACCTACTTCCCCTGGTTTGCCGAGGAAATCCGCCGGGCCTACGGCGATGTGGTCCCCGCCCCCCGTGCCGGTGTGCGCCCCATCACCCAGAAGCAGCCCGTGGGGGTGGTGGGCGTCATCACGCCCTGGAACTTCCCCTCGTCCATGACCCCGCGCAAGGCCGCTCCGGCCATTGCCGCCGGCTGCACGCTGGTGGTCAAACCGGCCAGCGCCACGCCCTTTTCCGCTCTGGCCCTGGCAGAACTGGCCCTGCGGGCCGGCATTCCGGCCGGGGTATTCAACGTGATCACCGGGGATGCCGCCGTCATCGGCCGGGAAATCACCCAGAGTCCCGTGGTGCGCAAGCTCAGCTTCACCGGCTCCACTGCCGTGGGCAAGCAGCTGGCCGCGGACTGCGCCGCCACCCTCAAGCGCCTGTCGCTGGAACTGGGCGGCAATGCGCCCTTTATTGTCTGCGACGATGCTCCCCTGGACGATGCCGTCACCGCCGCCATGGCCAGCAAGTTCCGCAATGCGGGCCAGACGTGCATCTGCGCCAACCGTTTTCTGGTGCAGCGGGGCATTCATGACGCCTTTGTGGCTGCCCTCCGGGAACGGATACGCGGCCTGCGCGTGGGCAACGGTCTGGAGGCCGGCGTTAGTATGGGGCCGCTCATCAATGCGGCGGCCGTGGAGCACGTGGACGGTCTGGTGCGGGATGCCCTGGACAAGGGCGCCACGCTGCTGGCCGGCGGCAGACGCCACAGCATGGGGCCGCTCTTCTACGAACCGACCCTGCTCACGGGCCTGACCCGCCATATGCGCCTTTTCCACGAAGAAATCTTTGGCCCTGTGGCTGCCGTCATGGCCTTTGATACGGAAGAAGAAGCCCTGGCCCTGGCCAACGACACCTGCTTTGGTCTGGCCTCCTACCTCTGCACCCGCGATCTGGGCCGGGCCTGGCGCATGGCCGAAGGGCTGCAATACGGCATGGTGGGCATCAATGACGTGACCCTGGCCAATGCCGAAACCCCCTTCGGCGGCGTGAAGTTCAGCGGCATGGGCCGGGAAGGCAGCCGCGAAGGTCTCAACGACTATATGGAAACCCACCTCTTCCTCATGGGCGGCATCGACAACTAG
- a CDS encoding dihydroorotase: protein MTLCIKNARHLDAPVDLLVRDGRVVTMTPAGHHAAPEGSEIVQADGLLLMPSLIDVHAHFRDPGLEYKEDIVTGLTAAARGGFGTVMCMANTRPVNDTASVTRYMLEKARTAYPHGPRLVPVAAATVGLAGKEMAPLGELKDAGCVAVSNDGCPVTSAEMMRRIMEYAADLGMIVMDHCEDPDLARGWVMNEGPLSGELGVKGQPPVGEAMQVARDIMLAEYLNIPVHIAHVSAALSVDMLRWGKARGVRVTAETCPHYLTLDESALAGYNSNAKVSPPLRRPEDREALRQAVKDGTLDILSTDHAPHALHEKQHPLDEAPKGFTGLDLALPLTWDLVRQGILDEATLHDRWCYAPARIFGLPCNHFEPGDPADFFLFDPDQRWTVSPESLYSKSANTPFLGQEMRGRVRHHWCAGVQLF, encoded by the coding sequence ATGACCCTCTGCATCAAGAACGCCCGCCATCTTGACGCCCCCGTGGACCTGCTTGTCCGGGACGGCAGGGTGGTCACCATGACACCGGCCGGCCATCATGCCGCCCCGGAAGGCAGCGAAATCGTCCAGGCCGACGGCCTGCTGCTCATGCCCAGCCTCATTGACGTGCATGCCCACTTCCGCGATCCCGGTCTGGAATACAAGGAAGACATTGTCACCGGCCTCACGGCCGCCGCCCGCGGCGGCTTTGGCACGGTCATGTGCATGGCCAATACCCGGCCCGTCAACGACACGGCCAGCGTTACCCGCTATATGCTCGAAAAGGCCCGGACAGCCTATCCGCACGGTCCCCGCCTCGTCCCCGTGGCCGCCGCCACCGTGGGCCTTGCCGGAAAGGAAATGGCTCCCCTGGGCGAACTGAAGGACGCCGGCTGCGTGGCCGTTTCCAATGACGGCTGCCCCGTCACCAGCGCGGAAATGATGCGCCGCATCATGGAATACGCCGCCGACCTGGGCATGATCGTCATGGATCACTGTGAAGACCCCGACCTGGCCCGCGGCTGGGTCATGAACGAAGGCCCCCTCAGCGGCGAACTGGGCGTTAAGGGCCAGCCCCCGGTGGGCGAGGCCATGCAGGTGGCCCGCGACATCATGCTGGCCGAGTATCTGAACATTCCGGTGCACATTGCCCACGTTTCGGCGGCCCTGTCCGTGGACATGCTGCGCTGGGGCAAGGCCAGGGGCGTCCGGGTCACGGCGGAAACCTGCCCGCACTACCTGACCCTGGATGAAAGCGCCCTGGCCGGCTACAACAGCAATGCCAAGGTCAGCCCGCCCCTGCGCCGCCCCGAAGACCGCGAGGCGCTGCGCCAGGCCGTGAAGGACGGCACCCTGGACATCCTGAGCACGGACCACGCCCCCCACGCCCTGCATGAAAAACAGCATCCCCTGGATGAAGCGCCCAAGGGCTTTACCGGTCTGGACCTGGCCCTGCCCCTGACCTGGGACCTGGTGCGCCAGGGCATTCTGGACGAGGCCACCCTGCACGACCGCTGGTGCTACGCCCCGGCGCGCATCTTCGGCCTGCCCTGCAATCACTTTGAACCCGGCGATCCGGCGGACTTCTTCCTGTTCGACCCTGACCAGCGCTGGACCGTCAGCCCGGAAAGCCTGTATTCCAAGAGCGCCAACACGCCCTTCCTGGGGCAGGAAATGCGGGGCCGCGTGCGCCATCACTGGTGCGCCGGCGTCCAGCTTTTCTAG